From a region of the Cyprinus carpio isolate SPL01 chromosome B21, ASM1834038v1, whole genome shotgun sequence genome:
- the arid6 gene encoding AT-rich interaction domain 6 → MEQDGPQEKRSEQREEMTEESFLKDLYLFMKQRDTPIERIPHLGFKQIDMFLMYKTVKELGGYQQVTAQQLWKKVYNILGGNPRSTSAATCTRRHYEKLLLPYECQQNGYRDDIVFRTPRSQKRFHPNYSDFEHEYPRNGKHADFRHLSAFPQPSQNMFTELQRQMFSMPLNITPYFPHDSTPLPNYMALREPSQDLPQPPASYLGTSSVEVQSCNQSLGRLRHLAKEYKSSAGWEEPLNLSRKEKRDDTLIDTPSSFSPPSKKPKFLNEASPLYPPKDLMTEEGAEKGERVDRTSMGGGGAGSVRAGPSPVTADIIDLTSSSTANPVPRRASPPSVNLFNRRLNYSEAFAMKARERELHADWLKEDSGAPSPKVGILNRSNPLGHPLIDPNGNMEIEIPLKLLPELIRRGLLSNPAFTANSPLSQDPIKAEAQPQHKLHIRSHSETSESSTTGEEPTNLSLKRNLSESNPQEYGLRKLRLFGGNGIPAESKLQMIHSFPVNNSLKFSLDSNAPRSFQPKQAQVPTTKNQESMIPRPPSYSEGTPLSLTMKPGRKSEKVMGTSNSVAKEISTSSPLMQVTSDNLKLLLASLPYRLEKERYFENLHI, encoded by the exons ATGGAGCAGGACGGCCCGCAGGAGAAGAGATCAGAACAGAGAGAAGAGATGACAGAAGAGAGCTTCCTCAAAGACCTCTACCTCTTTATGAAACAAAGAGACACTCCGATCGAGAGAATACCTCATCTAGGCTTCAAACAGA tcGATATGTTCCTAATGTACAAGACAGTAAAGGAGCTAGGAGGCTATCAACAG GTTACTGCACAGCAGTTATGGAAAAAAGTTTACAACATACTTGGAGGAAACCCGCGCAGCACTAGCGCAGCCACCTGCACTCGCAGACATTATGAAAA GCTGCTTCTTCCTTACGAGTGTCAACAAAATGGATACAGGGATGATATTGTCTTCAGGACCCCTCGATCGCAAAAACGCTTCCACCCCAATTACAGTGACTTTGAGCATGAATATCCCAGGAATGGTAAACATGCAGATTTCCGACACCTCTCGGCATTCCCTCAG CCCTCTCAGAACATGTTTACAGAGCTTCAGAGACAGATGTTTAGCATGCCTTTGAACATTACTCCATACTTCCCACACGACAGTACACCTCTACCCAATTATATGGCTCTTCGAGAACCTTCTCAAGACCTTCCCCAACCACCTGCTTCGTATTTGGGCACATCCTCTGTGGAGGTTCAGAGCTGCAACCAGTCACTTGGTAGGCTACGCCACCTGGCTAAAGAGTACAAGTCATCAGCCGGTTGGGAGGAACCGCTCAACCTCAGTCGGAAAGAAAAAAGAGATGATACGTTGATTGACACGCCGTCATCTTTCAGCCCACCTTCAAAAAAGCCCAAGTTCCTCAATGAAGCCTCACCTCTTTACCCTCCAAAGGATTTGATGACAGAAGAAGGTGCAGAAAAGGGGGAAAGAGTGGACAGAACTTCCATGGGAGGAGGAGGTGCAGGATCTGTCCGAGCAGGACCAAGTCCAGTGACAGCTGACATCATTGATCTCACTTCGTCCTCCACAGCCAATCCAGTCCCACGTAGGGCAAGCCCTCCTTCAGTGAACCTCTTCAACCGTAGATTGAACTACTCCGAAGCATTCGCAATGAAAGCACGGGAGCGAGAACTGCATGCGGACTGGTTGAAGGAAGATTCCGGTGCACCTTCACCTAAGGTAGGGATCCTAAACCGAAGCAATCCTCTTGGACACCCCCTCATAGATCCGAACGGCAATATGGAGATTGAGATTCCTCTAAAGCTTCTACCGGAGCTGATTAGGAGGGGACTGCTCTCAAATCCGGCATTTACGGCAAACAGCCCCTTGTCTCAAGACCCAATCAAAGCTGAAGCACAACCCCAGCACAAGCTCCACATTCGATCACATTCAGAAACATCCGAGAGCTCCACCACAGGCGAGGAACCGACCAATTTGAGTTTGAAAAGAAACCTTTCTGAATCTAACCCTCAAGAATATGGTTTGAGGAAGCTCCGACTCTTCGGTGGCAATGGCATCCCAGCAGAATCAAAGCTTCAGATGATCCATTCTTTTCCAGTAAACAACTCTCTTAAGTTCTCCCTGGATAGTAATGCACCAAGATCCTTTCAACCTAAACAGGCACAAGTTCCTACAACAAAGAACCAAGAGAGCATGATTCCCAGACCCCCCAGTTACAGTGAAGGCACTCCACTCTCTTTGACAATGAAGCCTGGAAGGAAGTCAGAGAAAGTGATGGGTACATCTAACAGTGTGGCAAAGGAAATCTCGACTTCCTCACCTTTAATGCAGGTGACGTCAGACAACCTCAAACTCCTTCTGGCAAGCCTGCCCTATAGACTGGAGAAGGAGAGATATTTTGAGAATTTGCACATCTGA